One genomic segment of Tiliqua scincoides isolate rTilSci1 chromosome 6, rTilSci1.hap2, whole genome shotgun sequence includes these proteins:
- the GAR1 gene encoding H/ACA ribonucleoprotein complex subunit 1 isoform X2 — MSFRGQRGGNRGGNRGSRGGGSFNRGGGGGGFNRGGRGGGRGGFGRGGGGRGGFNRGGYDQGPPESVVILGEFMHPCEDDIVCKCVTQENKVPYFNAPVYLENKEQIGKVDEIFGQLRDFYFSVKLSENMKASSFKKLQKFYIDPMKLLPLQRFLPRPPGEKGAPRGGGRGGRGGRGGGRGGGGGRGGFRGGRGGGGGGFRGGRGGGGGRGFRGRGR; from the exons ATGTCATTTCGAGGACAACGTGGTGGCAATCGTGGCGGCAATCGTGGCAGCCGTGGAGGTGGCAGTTTCAACCgtggcggtggcggcggcggctTCAATAGAGGTGGACGGGGTGGTGGCCGAGGTGGATTTGGCCGTGGAGGAGGTGGGCGAGGAGGCTTCAACCGAGGAGGATATGACCAAGGACCCCCAGAAAGTGTAGTCA TACTGGGAGAATTTATGCACCCTTGTGAAGATGACATTGTTTGTAAATGTGTAACTCAGGAAAACAAAGTGCCTTATTTCAATGCACCAGTTTATTTAGAAAATAAAGAGCAGATTGGGAAAGTGGATGAAATATTTGGACAACTCAGAGACTTT TATTTTTCTGTTAAACTATCAGAAAATATGAAAGCTTCTTCCTTCAAAAAACTACAAAAG TTTTATATTGATCCAATGAAACTGCTGCCATTGCAAAGGTTTTTACCAAGGCCTCCCGGTGAGAAAGGAGCGCCAAGAGGTGGTGGCAGAGGAGGgcgtggaggaagaggaggcggtagaggtggaggaggtggcagag GTGGCTTCAGAGGTggtagaggtggtggtggtggcggctttAGAGGAGGACGAGGTGGAGGCGGTGGCCGAGGATTCaggg GCAGAGGACGTTAA
- the GAR1 gene encoding H/ACA ribonucleoprotein complex subunit 1 isoform X1: protein MYIESMSFRGQRGGNRGGNRGSRGGGSFNRGGGGGGFNRGGRGGGRGGFGRGGGGRGGFNRGGYDQGPPESVVILGEFMHPCEDDIVCKCVTQENKVPYFNAPVYLENKEQIGKVDEIFGQLRDFYFSVKLSENMKASSFKKLQKFYIDPMKLLPLQRFLPRPPGEKGAPRGGGRGGRGGRGGGRGGGGGRGGFRGGRGGGGGGFRGGRGGGGGRGFRGRGR, encoded by the exons ATGTACAT AGAGAGCATGTCATTTCGAGGACAACGTGGTGGCAATCGTGGCGGCAATCGTGGCAGCCGTGGAGGTGGCAGTTTCAACCgtggcggtggcggcggcggctTCAATAGAGGTGGACGGGGTGGTGGCCGAGGTGGATTTGGCCGTGGAGGAGGTGGGCGAGGAGGCTTCAACCGAGGAGGATATGACCAAGGACCCCCAGAAAGTGTAGTCA TACTGGGAGAATTTATGCACCCTTGTGAAGATGACATTGTTTGTAAATGTGTAACTCAGGAAAACAAAGTGCCTTATTTCAATGCACCAGTTTATTTAGAAAATAAAGAGCAGATTGGGAAAGTGGATGAAATATTTGGACAACTCAGAGACTTT TATTTTTCTGTTAAACTATCAGAAAATATGAAAGCTTCTTCCTTCAAAAAACTACAAAAG TTTTATATTGATCCAATGAAACTGCTGCCATTGCAAAGGTTTTTACCAAGGCCTCCCGGTGAGAAAGGAGCGCCAAGAGGTGGTGGCAGAGGAGGgcgtggaggaagaggaggcggtagaggtggaggaggtggcagag GTGGCTTCAGAGGTggtagaggtggtggtggtggcggctttAGAGGAGGACGAGGTGGAGGCGGTGGCCGAGGATTCaggg GCAGAGGACGTTAA